A genomic stretch from Rhodothermales bacterium includes:
- a CDS encoding glycosyltransferase, whose amino-acid sequence MSRASRPIRRLCVQWARLGPYHLARLAAAHARAVADGRQIVALETASGDATYAWVRESAQTPFPREIVFPDRVFEEIDAATIHRGIIAALDRIDPDAVAITSYSTPDARACLLWCRKKGRPAILMTETKEDDADRIGWREAVKRSLVGLYDAALVGGSPHQAYFEKLGVPPASVFQGFDAVDNRFFADGADAARRSPAAWAHLPGLADPAPYFLASNRFVARKNLDRLVRAYGAYRRQTATPWRLLLLGDGAERPALEALLRREAIEGVVFCGFRQIDELPAYYGLAGAFVHPALVEQWGLVVNEAMAAGLPVLVSERAGCARDLIRNGVDGYTFDPTDTPELTRLLGLVAGDTADRAAMGAAARETIALWSPDRFARGLWDAAEYAGSRPPASAPIGDALLWTIQRLGRRVHSFHSLRD is encoded by the coding sequence ATGTCCCGCGCATCCCGTCCGATACGCCGTCTTTGCGTGCAGTGGGCCCGGCTTGGACCGTACCACCTCGCCCGGCTCGCCGCGGCTCACGCGCGCGCCGTGGCCGACGGACGCCAGATCGTGGCACTCGAAACCGCCAGCGGCGACGCGACCTACGCCTGGGTCCGCGAGTCCGCGCAAACGCCTTTTCCCCGCGAGATCGTCTTCCCCGACCGGGTTTTCGAGGAGATCGACGCCGCGACCATCCATCGGGGCATCATCGCGGCGCTCGACCGGATCGATCCGGATGCCGTCGCCATCACGAGCTACAGCACCCCCGACGCCCGCGCTTGCCTGCTCTGGTGTCGAAAAAAGGGCCGGCCCGCCATCCTCATGACGGAGACCAAGGAGGACGATGCCGACCGGATCGGCTGGCGCGAGGCCGTCAAACGATCGCTCGTCGGGCTCTACGACGCGGCGCTCGTGGGCGGCTCGCCGCACCAGGCCTACTTCGAGAAACTGGGGGTGCCGCCGGCATCCGTGTTCCAGGGGTTCGATGCGGTCGACAACCGCTTCTTCGCCGACGGGGCGGATGCCGCGCGTCGTTCGCCGGCGGCCTGGGCGCATCTCCCCGGCCTCGCCGATCCTGCCCCCTACTTCCTGGCCTCCAACCGCTTCGTGGCCCGAAAAAACCTCGACCGGCTGGTGCGCGCCTACGGGGCGTATCGCCGGCAGACCGCCACGCCCTGGCGGCTCCTCCTGCTGGGCGACGGCGCGGAGCGTCCGGCACTGGAAGCGCTTCTGCGCCGTGAAGCCATCGAGGGCGTCGTTTTTTGCGGCTTCAGACAGATCGACGAGCTGCCGGCCTACTACGGCCTCGCCGGCGCCTTCGTCCACCCCGCCCTCGTAGAGCAGTGGGGACTGGTCGTGAACGAGGCCATGGCCGCCGGCCTGCCCGTGCTCGTATCCGAGCGGGCCGGTTGCGCCCGCGATTTGATCCGGAACGGGGTCGACGGCTACACGTTCGATCCCACCGACACCCCGGAACTCACCCGGCTCCTGGGCCTCGTGGCCGGCGACACGGCAGACCGCGCGGCCATGGGCGCCGCAGCCCGCGAGACGATCGCGCTGTGGTCGCCCGACCGCTTCGCGCGCGGACTCTGGGACGCCGCCGAGTACGCCGGCAGCCGGCCTCCCGCCTCCGCACCCATCGGCGACGCATTGCTATGGACCATCCAGCGCCTCGGCCGGCGCGTCCATTCCTTTCATTCCCTGCGTGACTGA
- a CDS encoding glycosyltransferase family 4 protein, which yields MRILVHDYGGYAFPFQLSLELARRGHFVSHAFCADLVTTPPGVPEEGDEPINLSVDALSLGAPLQKYDFVTRWKQERAYGRLIADHAEAFGPDIVLSANTPLDAQRRLQAWCRGLRIPFVFWLQDMLGLAAHRILSARIPIAGNLIGRYYMRMERRLLAASTTVVAITPAFLPPLQDWGIEDARIQVIENWAPLDRLSVRPKANAWSRRHGLDQTFNFLYAGTLGMKHNPERLLALARETRDDEAVRVVVASQAQGADWLRERAVAEGLRHLIVLPYQAVDDLPDLLAAGDVLVALLEADAGLYSVPSKVMAYLCAERPLLLAVPAHNDAARIVQQTESGLVVDPADAGGFIAAAQQLRAATEQRRAMGINARRYAEETFDPGRIADRFESLLADAANPPA from the coding sequence ATGCGCATCCTCGTGCACGACTACGGCGGTTACGCCTTTCCCTTCCAGCTCAGCCTGGAACTCGCTCGCCGGGGACACTTCGTCAGCCATGCCTTCTGCGCCGACCTCGTCACGACCCCGCCGGGCGTGCCCGAGGAGGGCGACGAGCCGATCAACCTGTCGGTGGACGCCCTCTCACTCGGCGCTCCGCTCCAGAAATACGATTTTGTCACCCGCTGGAAGCAGGAACGCGCCTACGGCCGGCTCATCGCCGATCACGCGGAGGCGTTCGGACCGGATATCGTGTTGTCCGCCAATACCCCGCTCGACGCCCAGCGCCGCCTCCAGGCCTGGTGCCGCGGCCTCCGCATCCCGTTCGTGTTCTGGCTGCAGGATATGCTGGGGCTCGCCGCGCACCGCATCCTGAGCGCGCGCATCCCGATCGCCGGCAACCTGATCGGCCGGTATTACATGCGGATGGAGCGCCGGCTTCTCGCCGCGAGCACAACCGTCGTGGCCATCACGCCGGCTTTTTTGCCGCCCTTGCAGGACTGGGGCATCGAGGACGCGCGGATTCAGGTCATCGAGAACTGGGCGCCGCTCGACCGCCTCTCGGTGCGCCCCAAAGCGAATGCGTGGAGCCGGCGTCATGGTCTCGACCAGACGTTCAACTTCCTGTACGCCGGCACGCTGGGGATGAAACACAACCCCGAACGGCTCCTCGCCCTGGCGCGGGAAACCCGGGACGACGAAGCGGTGCGTGTGGTGGTCGCCTCGCAGGCTCAGGGGGCCGACTGGCTTCGGGAGCGCGCCGTCGCCGAAGGACTGCGGCATCTGATCGTCCTCCCCTATCAGGCTGTGGATGACCTGCCGGACCTGCTCGCCGCCGGCGACGTGCTGGTGGCGTTGCTCGAGGCGGATGCGGGGCTGTATTCCGTCCCTTCCAAGGTCATGGCCTACCTCTGCGCCGAGCGCCCGCTGCTCCTCGCCGTGCCCGCGCACAACGACGCCGCCCGCATCGTCCAGCAGACCGAATCCGGCCTCGTGGTGGACCCGGCCGACGCCGGCGGCTTCATCGCCGCGGCGCAGCAGCTCAGGGCGGCTACGGAACAACGCCGTGCCATGGGCATCAACGCACGGCGTTACGCGGAGGAGACGTTCGATCCGGGCCGTATCGCCGATCGATTCGAGTCCCTGCTCGCCGATGCCGCCAACCCGCCCGCCTAG